One Solanum lycopersicum chromosome 2, SLM_r2.1 genomic region harbors:
- the LOC101255352 gene encoding dof zinc finger protein DOF3.4 produces MPSDVRATKQQQGGAPAPEPEHLPCPRCDSTNTKFCYYNNYNFSQPRHFCKSCRRYWTHGGTLRDIPIGGGSRKNAKRSRTITTNSMNSSCLSSTLSPRDYHHAPHPSHVSPFLVPLTADHGGSLPFDVKPSVNMCGSFTSLLSSAQGPGGLLALGGFGLGVEDMGFGLGRPIWPFPGVSHNTSVDNNSNGAGASMYGSTWQLASGGEGGFVGAGGEIFNFPDLAISTHGNGMK; encoded by the coding sequence atgccTTCTGATGTGAGAGCAACCAAACAACAGCAAGGAGGTGCACCGGCTCCGGAGCCGGAGCATCTTCCTTGCCCACGTTGTGATTCCACCAACACAAAATTCTGTTACTATAACAATTACAATTTCTCTCAGCCACGCCATTTCTGCAAATCGTGCCGCCGTTATTGGACGCACGGCGGCACTCTTCGTGACATCCCTATTGGTGGTGGAAGTCGTAAAAATGCGAAACGGTCCCGTACAATCACTACGAACTCCATGAACAGTAGCTGTTTGTCCTCCACGCTCTCTCCTCGCGACTACCATCACGCGCCCCACCCGTCACATGTTTCTCCTTTTTTGGTTCCTCTAACTGCTGATCATGGGGGTTCACTACCATTTGACGTGAAGCCGAGTGTGAACATGTGTGGGAGTTTCACTTCGTTGTTGAGCAGTGCTCAAGGGCCTGGTGGGCTTTTAGCGCTTGGTGGATTTGGGCTTGGAGTTGAAGATATGGGCTTTGGTCTTGGTAGGCCCATTTGGCCATTTCCTGGAGTTTCACATAACACTAGTGTTGATAATAACAGTAATGGTGCTGGAGCGAGTATGTACGGAAGCACGTGGCAGCTTGCTAGTGGTGGAGAGGGAGGCTTTGTTGGAGCTGGaggtgaaatttttaatttcccAGATCTTGCTATTTCTACGCATGGAAATGGTATGAAATGA
- the LOC101255050 gene encoding nuclear pore complex protein NUP58, producing MAFTFTPQAQQPSLFQTPGQQQASPFQTPGQQQSSPFQTPGQQQASPFQTPGQQQPSPFSQITPFSQPQQQQQQLQFQQQQQQLQQQQQLQLQQQLQLQQQQQQLLQQQQSSQQQQLYLFTNDKTPATYSTKWTDLHPDSQKLLLQIEERILEYRDESQRLDQCSRLYDSSVSNDGFELDASRSIQELGGISTSMERQKAILQELMIVVKDMLRNTEVAVRSFMMLRPKFLHQSAPATASATAPSQASGATVAPTASGSAQSTPNAAIFDFYSGIPKKPSPFLQQTVARFEKYLVECRQWVEELEQLMALDSDRNSMNSNSSLLQSLPNVMSNVHGFFVHVAAKVESIHQYIESMKTAYLADQRRRGDGSDPFLEADRRETAKQEAAAKRVHPTLHLPTISQPSTQVAGLISSSAAPGVSGTPQTSSAVSSASAGSGSSLFATPSVAASSSSLFTTPTMSAPVSSLFGTSGASPQSSLFGSLSTSTPAFSTPLFGSTPASGVSSFATPFASGPALASGASFGTQSKTRAKSRTSRR from the exons ATGGCGTTCACTTTCACTCCACAGGCACAACAGCCGTCGCTATTCCAAACTCCGGGACAGCAACAGGCGTCTCCATTCCAAACTCCCGGGCAGCAGCAATCATCTCCATTCCAAACGCCAGGCCAGCAGCAAGCATCACCATTTCAAACTCCCGGCCAGCAACAGCCGTCGCCATTCTCTCAGATCACTCCCTTTTCGCAAccacaacagcaacaacaacaacttcaatttcagcagcagcaacaacaacttcagcaacagcaacaactgCAATTGCAGCAACAACTGCAattgcagcaacaacaacagcaactgCTGCAGCAACAACAGTCATCACAGCAGCAACAATTGTACCTTTTCACCAACGATAAGACTCCTGCCACCTATAGTACCAAATGGACAGACCTCCACCCGGACTCGCAGAAGCTTCTGTTGCAAATTGA GGAGAGGATACTGGAATATAGGGATGAAAGCCAAAGGCTTGACCAGTGTAGCCGACTTTATGATTCATCAGTGTCAAATGATGGTTTTGAGTTGGATGCAAGCCGCAGCATTCAG GAACTTGGTGGAATTAGTACATCAATGGAAAGACAAAAGGCTATCTTGCAAGAGCTAATGATTGTTGTTAAAGATATGCTGCGCAATACAGAGGTTGCAGTGCGCTCTTTTATGATGTTACGCCcaaaatttcttcatcaaagtgcACCTGCTACTGCAAGCGCTACTGCTCCATCACAGGCATCAGGTGCAACTGTAGCTCCAACAGCATCTGGTTCAGCTCAGTCTACCCCCAATGCggcaatttttgatttttacaGTGGGATACCAAAAAAGCCCTCTCCCTTTTTGCAGCAAACCGTAGCAAGATTTGAGAAATATCTTGTAGAATGCCgacaatgggttgaagaatTGGAGCAGTTGATGGCCTTAGATTCTGACAGGAATTCTATGAACTCCAATTCATCTCTGTTGCAGTCTCTTCCAAATGTCATGTCGAATGTGCATGGATTTTTTGTTCATGTTGCTGCAAAG GTAGAGAGTAttcatcagtacattgaatcaATGAAAACAGCATACCTGGCTGATCAGCGCCGTCGAGGGGATGGGAGCGATCCTTTTCTTGAGGCTGATCGGCGGGAAACAGCTAAACAAGAGGCAGCTGCGAAAAGGGTACATCCAACATTGCATTTGCCCACAATTTCACAACCATCAACTCAAGTAGCAGGATTAATTTCCAGCTCAGCAGCACCTGGGGTATCCGGTACACCACAAACGTCATCTGCAGTTTCTTCTGCCTCAGCAGGAAGTGGATCCTCACTATTTGCTACCCCATCCGTTGCTGCTTCATCTTCTTCCCTGTTCACTACTCCAACAATGTCAGCTCCAGTCTCCTCTTTGTTCGGAACATCTGGTGCTTCCCCCCAAAGTTCACTCTTTGGGTCCTTGTCCACTTCAACTCCAGCCTTTAGTACTCCATTATTTGGTTCTACCCCAGCTTCTGGAGTTTCATCTTTTGCAACACCTTTTGCTTCAG GGCCTGCACTAGCATCAGGGGCAAGCTTTGGGACTCAATCT AAGACTAGAGCAAAAAGTCGTACAAGCAGACGCTAG
- the LOC101256553 gene encoding pentatricopeptide repeat-containing protein At3g50420 isoform X2 yields the protein MYDKDSVAWNTLFFGYLENGKTVEGLQLFGTMLRTGVVPTNFTYTTLLSACSRLRDHLSGKLIHSKVIVSGTAPDLPLYNAMLDMYSSCGDSETALRIFRKMKKPDLVSWNSMLSGYATNGDGEKAMRIFIQFGQSSHFTPDEYTFAATISAAGALPAAECGIPLHGQVEKVGLGVSVFVASTLISMYFCNGEVESARKVFINILDKDVVLWTEMIAGHCRIGNAENSIKLFHEMLQEGHKADEFTLTSALSVCAEVATVRQGEVIHSLAAKTGYSADMTVCGSLVDMYAKIGNLAAADLMFSSVTMPNLICWNSMLGAYGYHGKAEEAFKMFNDILQHGLKPDHVTFISLLAACSHCGLVNHGIYFWNKMKENGLKPSLKHYSCMITLLSRAGLLEEAEHVIMESPFGVECLQLWRILLSSCVSKGNQIIGIRVAKQVLGMDAEDSATNVLLSNLFASTGRWGGVSEIRRKIRGLTLEKDPGLSWLEVLNNTHVFSSSDHTHPQYDEIRAELHRLLANLTQSEANQFILDAEAVEIGSSLHWFESE from the coding sequence ATGTATGATAAAGATTCCGTGGCTTGGAATACTCTATTCTTTGGGTATTTGGAAAATGGTAAGACCGTGGAAGGCCTTCAGCTGTTTGGCACCATGTTGAGGACTGGAGTTGTTCCTACGAATTTCACTTATACGACATTGTTGAGTGCTTGTAGCAGGTTAAGAGACCATCTTTCTGGTAAATTGATTCACTCCAAAGTGATTGTTTCAGGGACTGCACCTGATTTGCCCTTGTAtaatgccatgctcgacatgtATTCTAGTTGTGGTGATAGTGAAACAGCTTTGAGAATCTtcagaaaaatgaagaagcCAGATTTAGTTTCTTGGAATTCAATGTTATCGGGGTACGCAACAAATGGAGATGGAGAGAAGGCAATGAGGATCTTCATCCAATTTGGACAATCTTCTCACTTCACCCCTGATGAATATACATTTGCAGCTACAATTTCTGCTGCAGGAGCATTGCCAGCAGCTGAGTGTGGGATACCACTTCATGGCCAAGTTGAGAAGGTGGGGCTCGGTGTAAGTGTATTTGTTGCAAGCACACTTATATCAATGTACTTTTGCAATGGGGAAGTTGAGTCTGCTCGAAAGGTTTTCATTAATATCCTCGATAAGGATGTTGTCCTTTGGACTGAAATGATTGCTGGACATTGTAGGATCGGTAATGCTGAGAACTCTATTAAATTGTTCCATGAGATGTTACAGGAAGGCCACAAGGCTGATGAATTTACTCTTACCAGTGCCTTAAGCGTGTGTGCTGAAGTGGCAACAGTGAGGCAGGGTGAAGTGATTCATTCCCTGGCTGCCAAAACAGGCTACAGTGCTGACATGACCGTTTGTGGGAGTCTGGTTGATATGTATGCTAAAATTGGAAACCTTGCAGCTGCAGATCTTATGTTTTCCAGTGTCACCATGCCTAATCTAATATGCTGGAACTCAATGCTTGGTGCATATGGTTACCATGGGAAGGCAGAGGAGGCATTTAAGATGTTCAATGATATTTTACAACATGGCCTAAAACCAGATCATGTAACATTTATCTCTCTGCTTGCAGCATGTAGCCACTGTGGTTTGGTCAACCATGGTATATATTTCTggaataaaatgaaagaaaatggcTTAAAACCAAGCCTGAAGCATTACTCCTGCATGATCACTTTGTTGAGTCGAGCTGGATTGCTGGAGGAAGCTGAACATGTTATAATGGAATCACCCTTTGGAGTTGAATGTCTTCAATTATGGAGAATTTTACTGAGCTCCTGTGTAAGTAAAGGAAACCAGATAATAGGAATACGTGTTGCGAAGCAGGTTTTGGGGATGGATGCAGAAGACAGTGCAACAAATGTACTGCTTTCCAATTTATTTGCTTCAACTGGTAGATGGGGCGGTGTTTCTGAGATTAGGAGAAAGATAAGGGGACTTACGTTGGAAAAAGATCCTGGTTTAAGCTGGTTAGAAGTTCTGAACAATACTCATGTGTTCTCTTCTAGTGATCACACACATCCACAGTATGATGAAATAAGAGCTGAGTTGCATAGATTACTAGCAAACTTGACACAGTCAGAAGCAAATCAATTTATACTGGATGCTGAGGCTGTGGAAATAGGATCTAGCCTCCATTGGTTTGAATCAGAATGA
- the LOC101256553 gene encoding pentatricopeptide repeat-containing protein At3g50420 isoform X1 has protein sequence MPPLSEASSIAAVVINKCNSIISISKARQLHALILTSVPATSRSPYVFNNILSMYARCGSIQDSHILFDKMPDRNVVSFNALISAYSRYRHLAHWTFHLLAQLQSESLRPNGLTFTSLLNACSGIKNQVLGSMLHSQCIKFGFLYDVCVQTSVLGMYLNCGVLDCAEKVFCYMYDKDSVAWNTLFFGYLENGKTVEGLQLFGTMLRTGVVPTNFTYTTLLSACSRLRDHLSGKLIHSKVIVSGTAPDLPLYNAMLDMYSSCGDSETALRIFRKMKKPDLVSWNSMLSGYATNGDGEKAMRIFIQFGQSSHFTPDEYTFAATISAAGALPAAECGIPLHGQVEKVGLGVSVFVASTLISMYFCNGEVESARKVFINILDKDVVLWTEMIAGHCRIGNAENSIKLFHEMLQEGHKADEFTLTSALSVCAEVATVRQGEVIHSLAAKTGYSADMTVCGSLVDMYAKIGNLAAADLMFSSVTMPNLICWNSMLGAYGYHGKAEEAFKMFNDILQHGLKPDHVTFISLLAACSHCGLVNHGIYFWNKMKENGLKPSLKHYSCMITLLSRAGLLEEAEHVIMESPFGVECLQLWRILLSSCVSKGNQIIGIRVAKQVLGMDAEDSATNVLLSNLFASTGRWGGVSEIRRKIRGLTLEKDPGLSWLEVLNNTHVFSSSDHTHPQYDEIRAELHRLLANLTQSEANQFILDAEAVEIGSSLHWFESE, from the coding sequence ATGCCACCATTGAGTGAGGCCTCTTCCATAGCAGCAGTTGTCATCAATAAGTGCAACTCCATAATCTCAATCAGCAAAGCACGCCAGCTCCATGCCCTCATCCTCACTTCTGTACCCGCGACCTCCAGATCTCCTTATGTATTCAACAACATTCTCTCTATGTACGCCCGATGTGGGTCTATCCAAGACTCACATATCCTGTTCGACAAAATGCCTGACAGAAACGTTGTCTCTTTCAACGCCCTCATTTCCGCCTATTCTCGATACCGCCACCTTGCCCATTGGACTTTCCATTTGCTTGCTCAATTGCAAAGTGAGAGCCTAAGACCAAATGGGTTAACTTTTACTAGTCTTTTAAATGCGTGTTCAGGTATCAAGAATCAGGTATTAGGCTCTATGCTTCATTCCCAGTGTATAAAGTTTGGATTTTTATACGATGTGTGCGTTCAAACCTCTGTTCTTGGGATGTACTTAAATTGTGGAGTTTTGGATTGTGCAGAGAAAGTTTTTTGCTACATGTATGATAAAGATTCCGTGGCTTGGAATACTCTATTCTTTGGGTATTTGGAAAATGGTAAGACCGTGGAAGGCCTTCAGCTGTTTGGCACCATGTTGAGGACTGGAGTTGTTCCTACGAATTTCACTTATACGACATTGTTGAGTGCTTGTAGCAGGTTAAGAGACCATCTTTCTGGTAAATTGATTCACTCCAAAGTGATTGTTTCAGGGACTGCACCTGATTTGCCCTTGTAtaatgccatgctcgacatgtATTCTAGTTGTGGTGATAGTGAAACAGCTTTGAGAATCTtcagaaaaatgaagaagcCAGATTTAGTTTCTTGGAATTCAATGTTATCGGGGTACGCAACAAATGGAGATGGAGAGAAGGCAATGAGGATCTTCATCCAATTTGGACAATCTTCTCACTTCACCCCTGATGAATATACATTTGCAGCTACAATTTCTGCTGCAGGAGCATTGCCAGCAGCTGAGTGTGGGATACCACTTCATGGCCAAGTTGAGAAGGTGGGGCTCGGTGTAAGTGTATTTGTTGCAAGCACACTTATATCAATGTACTTTTGCAATGGGGAAGTTGAGTCTGCTCGAAAGGTTTTCATTAATATCCTCGATAAGGATGTTGTCCTTTGGACTGAAATGATTGCTGGACATTGTAGGATCGGTAATGCTGAGAACTCTATTAAATTGTTCCATGAGATGTTACAGGAAGGCCACAAGGCTGATGAATTTACTCTTACCAGTGCCTTAAGCGTGTGTGCTGAAGTGGCAACAGTGAGGCAGGGTGAAGTGATTCATTCCCTGGCTGCCAAAACAGGCTACAGTGCTGACATGACCGTTTGTGGGAGTCTGGTTGATATGTATGCTAAAATTGGAAACCTTGCAGCTGCAGATCTTATGTTTTCCAGTGTCACCATGCCTAATCTAATATGCTGGAACTCAATGCTTGGTGCATATGGTTACCATGGGAAGGCAGAGGAGGCATTTAAGATGTTCAATGATATTTTACAACATGGCCTAAAACCAGATCATGTAACATTTATCTCTCTGCTTGCAGCATGTAGCCACTGTGGTTTGGTCAACCATGGTATATATTTCTggaataaaatgaaagaaaatggcTTAAAACCAAGCCTGAAGCATTACTCCTGCATGATCACTTTGTTGAGTCGAGCTGGATTGCTGGAGGAAGCTGAACATGTTATAATGGAATCACCCTTTGGAGTTGAATGTCTTCAATTATGGAGAATTTTACTGAGCTCCTGTGTAAGTAAAGGAAACCAGATAATAGGAATACGTGTTGCGAAGCAGGTTTTGGGGATGGATGCAGAAGACAGTGCAACAAATGTACTGCTTTCCAATTTATTTGCTTCAACTGGTAGATGGGGCGGTGTTTCTGAGATTAGGAGAAAGATAAGGGGACTTACGTTGGAAAAAGATCCTGGTTTAAGCTGGTTAGAAGTTCTGAACAATACTCATGTGTTCTCTTCTAGTGATCACACACATCCACAGTATGATGAAATAAGAGCTGAGTTGCATAGATTACTAGCAAACTTGACACAGTCAGAAGCAAATCAATTTATACTGGATGCTGAGGCTGTGGAAATAGGATCTAGCCTCCATTGGTTTGAATCAGAATGA